From one Desulfovulcanus ferrireducens genomic stretch:
- a CDS encoding response regulator — protein sequence MSHEKVLLVDDEQEFLSALSERMKNRGLEVATATSGKEALEKIGQESYDAVILDMLMPDMDGLETLKSIKATNPELQIILLTGHATVKSGIEAMKLGALDFIEKPADIKELMEKIKEAKSKKMLLIEKKNTEKLKEILMEKGW from the coding sequence ATGAGCCATGAAAAAGTTTTATTAGTTGATGACGAACAGGAATTTTTATCAGCTTTATCAGAGAGGATGAAAAATAGGGGGCTAGAGGTAGCCACGGCTACTTCAGGTAAAGAGGCATTGGAGAAGATCGGGCAGGAGAGCTATGATGCCGTAATTCTGGATATGCTTATGCCAGATATGGACGGCTTGGAAACATTGAAAAGCATCAAAGCTACTAATCCTGAACTGCAAATTATCCTTTTAACCGGGCATGCCACTGTGAAAAGCGGGATTGAGGCCATGAAGCTGGGGGCTTTAGACTTTATCGAAAAACCTGCAGATATTAAAGAGTTGATGGAGAAAATCAAGGAAGCCAAGTCCAAAAAAATGCTTTTGATTGAAAAAAAGAATACAGAGAAACTGAAAGAAATACTTATGGAAAAAGGTTGGTAA
- a CDS encoding sensor histidine kinase — translation MDEINWSILEGQGLKFFGRVGASISHEIKNCLAIINEQNGLLEDFLYLAQQGQHLDIERIKGIVASIARQVERANTIARRLNKFAHSVDETWVQVDLREIVTLVVDLAQRMAAVKGFQLIASNLEPVNVSTQPFILMDLIFSCIDQIMEGRGKGLQISLSCVKQKKQPTVIISEPVEVNEFLKVLASTIEAHISVEQQTKISINKIS, via the coding sequence ATGGATGAAATTAATTGGTCAATTCTAGAGGGGCAGGGACTAAAGTTTTTTGGTCGGGTCGGCGCTAGTATCTCCCATGAGATAAAAAACTGTTTGGCTATCATAAATGAGCAAAATGGATTGCTTGAGGATTTTCTTTATCTTGCACAGCAAGGGCAGCATTTAGATATAGAGAGGATAAAAGGTATTGTAGCTTCAATTGCCCGTCAGGTTGAGCGGGCAAATACCATTGCCCGGCGATTGAACAAATTTGCTCATTCTGTAGATGAAACCTGGGTCCAGGTTGATTTGAGAGAAATAGTTACTTTGGTTGTTGATTTGGCTCAGCGTATGGCCGCGGTTAAAGGCTTTCAGCTTATAGCTTCAAACTTAGAGCCGGTTAATGTTTCGACCCAGCCTTTTATACTTATGGACCTTATATTCTCTTGTATTGATCAAATTATGGAAGGCAGGGGAAAGGGGTTACAAATCTCTTTAAGTTGTGTTAAACAAAAAAAACAGCCAACAGTAATTATTTCTGAGCCTGTGGAAGTAAATGAGTTTTTAAAAGTCTTGGCCTCGACCATAGAAGCGCATATTTCAGTTGAGCAACAAACTAAAATTTCAATTAATAAAATTAGCTAG
- a CDS encoding response regulator gives MRILLVDDEKDLVSTLAERLSFRGIEADWATNAQDALKLVRENDYDLAVLDVKMPKVGGFDLMEMIKKIKPEMKFSFLTGHGSEDAFKKGCSKGACFYLVKPVQLDEFISKLKEIVEE, from the coding sequence TTGCGTATTTTACTAGTAGATGATGAAAAGGATCTAGTTTCAACCCTGGCCGAAAGACTATCTTTTAGGGGGATAGAAGCAGATTGGGCTACAAATGCACAGGATGCTCTCAAGCTAGTTCGGGAGAATGATTACGATCTGGCAGTGCTAGATGTAAAAATGCCCAAGGTAGGCGGATTTGATCTTATGGAAATGATTAAAAAGATTAAGCCAGAGATGAAATTCAGTTTTTTGACCGGTCATGGTTCGGAAGATGCGTTTAAAAAAGGTTGTTCCAAGGGAGCCTGTTTTTACTTAGTTAAGCCGGTGCAGCTTGATGAGTTTATTTCTAAATTGAAAGAAATTGTCGAAGAATAG
- a CDS encoding sensor histidine kinase: MFWDLFRPVFWDATDQDGVGKTLFNYRRMWLIVVVSIAGVSILPLLIMTFMNLNLYEKGMRAEVTYPLVRLVSNTRRSLTYFLEERTSALTFIVRNNDFSELKNQDRLARIFLDLKETFGGFVDLGIIDSNGTQKSYVGPYELKGRNYKEQDWFKEVIVRGIYISDVFKGFRHIPHFVIAVKHLLPDGDFFVLRATIDTERFAKLVSSIDLRPESDAFIINHQGILQTSSRYYGDVLSKIELPLPDCPERTEICEVQDNSGQKFIVGCAYIAHSPFILVLVQKPIVLLQSWWKLKREMLALLISSIVIILVVILGAATMLISRIYIADMNRLATLHNAEHANKMASIGRLAAGVAHEINNPLAIINERAGLIKDLFTYTDKYAQDERLLKLVDSIIAQVDRCRTITHRLLGFARHIDVQKEEIDLPKLVHEVLGFLEKEAEYRDIQIDVQVDEDFPTIISDRGQLQQIFLNIINNAFAAVDDGGHIQIEMKKLDENRVRISIADDGCGIPPENLKRIFEPFFSTKKKKGGTGLGLSITYGLVKKLGGEIEVQSQVGKGSKFTIILPVGRA, translated from the coding sequence ATGTTCTGGGACTTATTTAGGCCAGTCTTTTGGGATGCTACCGACCAGGATGGGGTAGGTAAGACACTGTTTAACTATCGCCGCATGTGGCTGATAGTGGTGGTGAGTATCGCCGGGGTGTCTATTCTGCCCCTCTTGATAATGACCTTCATGAATTTAAACCTTTATGAAAAAGGAATGAGGGCCGAGGTAACCTACCCCCTGGTGCGACTTGTTTCCAATACACGACGAAGCCTGACTTATTTTTTGGAAGAAAGAACGTCTGCCTTAACTTTTATTGTTCGGAACAATGACTTTAGTGAATTAAAAAATCAGGATCGACTGGCCAGAATTTTTTTGGACTTAAAAGAAACGTTTGGTGGCTTTGTGGACCTGGGTATAATAGATTCAAACGGAACTCAGAAGTCATATGTTGGGCCTTATGAGCTTAAAGGGCGCAATTATAAAGAGCAGGATTGGTTTAAAGAAGTTATTGTTCGTGGTATTTATATCAGCGACGTATTCAAAGGATTTCGACATATTCCCCACTTTGTCATAGCGGTAAAACATCTTTTGCCTGATGGTGACTTTTTTGTCTTGAGGGCTACCATTGACACAGAACGGTTTGCCAAACTAGTTTCTTCTATAGATTTGCGTCCTGAGAGTGATGCTTTCATTATCAATCATCAAGGGATATTACAAACCAGTTCGAGATATTATGGTGATGTGCTTTCAAAAATAGAGCTGCCTCTACCTGATTGTCCCGAGCGAACTGAAATTTGTGAAGTTCAGGATAATAGCGGTCAGAAATTCATCGTGGGATGTGCATATATTGCCCACTCACCTTTCATTTTAGTGCTTGTTCAAAAGCCTATTGTCCTCTTGCAAAGCTGGTGGAAGTTAAAAAGAGAGATGTTGGCTCTTTTGATATCAAGCATTGTTATTATTCTTGTGGTTATTTTGGGAGCGGCAACAATGCTTATCAGTCGTATTTATATAGCCGACATGAACAGGCTGGCTACCTTGCACAATGCTGAACATGCCAATAAGATGGCGTCCATTGGGCGTTTGGCCGCAGGTGTGGCCCATGAGATAAATAATCCACTGGCCATTATAAATGAACGGGCAGGTCTTATTAAAGATTTATTTACATATACTGATAAATATGCCCAAGATGAAAGGTTATTAAAATTAGTCGATTCTATTATCGCTCAGGTAGATAGATGCAGAACTATTACCCATCGCTTACTAGGTTTTGCCAGGCATATTGATGTTCAGAAAGAAGAAATAGATTTACCTAAGCTTGTTCATGAGGTATTGGGTTTTTTGGAAAAAGAGGCAGAGTATCGGGATATTCAGATTGATGTCCAGGTAGATGAAGATTTTCCAACCATAATAAGTGATCGGGGCCAACTTCAACAGATTTTTTTGAATATCATTAACAATGCCTTCGCAGCTGTGGACGATGGTGGACACATTCAGATTGAAATGAAGAAATTGGATGAAAACAGGGTGCGTATTTCGATAGCTGATGATGGTTGTGGTATTCCGCCGGAAAATTTAAAGAGGATCTTCGAACCATTTTTTTCCACCAAGAAAAAGAAAGGAGGGACAGGCCTTGGCCTGTCTATAACTTATGGGTTAGTCAAAAAGCTTGGCGGAGAAATTGAGGTACAAAGTCAGGTGGGCAAAGGGAGTAAATTCACCATAATCCTGCCTGTTGGTCGAGCTTAG
- a CDS encoding response regulator codes for MSSISITYGNFVHAETIADKIAQKLEYEIIDDNALFQAASKKFDMPVDKIRRAVFCKPSVFNKFTHEKERCVAFLKSILAEYLEVDNRLYFGWAGLLVPSKVTHVLKVCLIADKKYRIQQAMNNGLSEKEAIKEINDFDEGCINWSEHLFDKDPWHSSLYDIVLPTDKKTIDEAVQIVTEYVQKDILKPTDKSIKAIQDFRLAAQVEVALASEGHNVTVDAEDGVVILTIEKNVIMLSKLEQELKDIVSKLPGVKDVKTKIGPNFYQTDIYRKFDFERPSKVLLVDDEREFVQTLSERLLMRDMGSAVVYDGEQALKFVQSEEPEVIVLDLKMPGINGIEVLRRIKKTHPNIEVIILTGHGSEKDRQTCMELGAFAYLQKPVDIELLTETMKKAYAKIKERKA; via the coding sequence ATGTCATCTATAAGCATAACCTACGGCAACTTTGTGCATGCGGAAACTATAGCAGATAAAATTGCCCAAAAGTTAGAATATGAAATAATAGACGATAACGCACTGTTTCAGGCTGCAAGCAAGAAGTTTGATATGCCCGTTGACAAGATCCGTCGAGCGGTTTTTTGCAAGCCATCGGTATTTAACAAATTTACCCATGAAAAGGAAAGATGCGTTGCCTTTTTGAAATCTATTCTGGCTGAATACTTAGAGGTTGATAATAGGTTATATTTTGGTTGGGCCGGTCTTCTTGTTCCGAGTAAAGTTACTCATGTGCTCAAGGTCTGTCTTATTGCTGATAAGAAATATCGTATTCAGCAGGCCATGAATAATGGGTTGTCTGAAAAGGAAGCTATAAAGGAGATCAATGATTTTGATGAAGGGTGTATTAATTGGTCCGAGCATCTATTTGATAAAGACCCATGGCATTCTTCTCTATATGATATAGTCTTGCCCACAGATAAAAAAACAATTGATGAAGCTGTGCAGATAGTTACCGAGTATGTGCAGAAAGATATTCTTAAGCCTACAGATAAATCTATAAAAGCAATTCAAGATTTCAGACTGGCAGCCCAGGTAGAGGTGGCTTTGGCCTCTGAGGGACATAATGTTACTGTGGATGCTGAAGATGGCGTGGTGATCCTGACCATAGAAAAAAATGTGATCATGCTTTCCAAGCTGGAGCAGGAACTCAAGGATATTGTTTCAAAGCTTCCCGGGGTTAAAGATGTCAAGACCAAGATAGGGCCAAATTTTTACCAGACAGATATTTACAGGAAATTTGATTTTGAGAGGCCATCCAAGGTTCTTTTGGTTGATGATGAGCGTGAATTTGTCCAGACATTGTCTGAGCGTTTGCTTATGCGTGATATGGGGTCCGCTGTTGTTTATGACGGTGAACAGGCTTTGAAATTTGTACAATCTGAAGAACCAGAGGTTATTGTTCTTGATTTGAAGATGCCCGGCATAAATGGTATAGAGGTCTTAAGGCGGATTAAAAAGACTCATCCCAATATTGAAGTTATTATTCTTACTGGGCACGGTTCAGAAAAGGATCGCCAGACTTGTATGGAACTGGGTGCTTTTGCATATTTACAAAAGCCAGTGGATATAGAACTTTTAACCGAAACAATGAAGAAAGCGTATGCAAAGATTAAGGAGCGCAAGGCATAG
- a CDS encoding SulP family inorganic anion transporter produces the protein MLAKIFPFLAWFKDYNLAKFRLDAVAGLTVALVLIPQSMAYAQLAGLPAYYGLYASFLPPMVAALFGSSRQLATGPVAVVSLMTAASLEPLATAGSEAFIAYAIILAFTVGIFQFMLGVLRLGLVVNFLSHPVVNGFTNAAAIIIASSQLSKLFGVYVDKAAHHYETIWRVILAAFDYTHWPTLFMGALAFAIMYGLKKINPRIPNVLVAVVVTTLISWLTGFEHNYVANLNEIHSQEAKENIAKFNQTIMAIADLGEKRANLSNELDKVIKEYGKNSIAAIDIKHDLQVIEVRMNRLKELAHNYRSRLRAMKFAGVETESGMSFWPKDNVPSGVETDGRVWRLKVKNKVLQTDKLLMMGGGAVVGKIPAGLPTLSMPDFNLSIILKLLPYAAIISLLGFMEAISIAKAMAAKTGQRLDPNQELIGQGLANIVGSIGKSYPISGSFSRSAVNLQAGAVTGLSSVFTSLAVIICLLFFTPLLYHLPQAVLAAVIMMAVIGLINVSGFIHAWKAQWYDGAISIISFICTLAFAPHLDKGIMVGVVLSLIVFLYKSMRPTVARLAMHEDLALKNAEAYNLKECGHVAAIRFDGPLFFANASYLEDKVTELMQTRPELKHILIVADGINDMDASGEEALSLLVDRVRSAGCGISFAELKENVIAVMKRTHLWEKIGEENIYGHLEDAIEDIYYKTHTDRTGASIYECPLLSYVPK, from the coding sequence ATGTTAGCGAAAATTTTTCCATTTCTTGCCTGGTTTAAAGATTACAATCTGGCCAAGTTCAGGCTTGATGCTGTGGCCGGGTTGACTGTGGCGCTGGTTTTGATTCCGCAATCAATGGCATATGCACAACTTGCTGGTTTACCTGCTTATTATGGGCTTTATGCCTCTTTTTTGCCACCTATGGTTGCAGCATTGTTTGGTTCCAGCCGGCAGTTGGCGACTGGGCCAGTGGCCGTTGTTTCTTTGATGACTGCGGCCTCACTTGAGCCGTTGGCTACGGCCGGAAGCGAGGCATTTATTGCTTATGCTATTATCCTTGCTTTTACCGTGGGTATTTTCCAGTTTATGCTGGGCGTGCTGCGTTTGGGCCTGGTGGTTAACTTTTTGTCTCACCCTGTGGTTAATGGTTTTACCAATGCAGCTGCCATTATTATTGCCTCTTCGCAACTGTCCAAATTGTTTGGCGTGTATGTGGATAAGGCTGCCCATCATTATGAGACTATTTGGCGCGTGATTCTGGCTGCTTTTGATTATACACATTGGCCTACGCTTTTTATGGGGGCACTTGCTTTTGCCATTATGTATGGCCTTAAAAAAATTAATCCGCGTATTCCCAATGTATTGGTAGCTGTGGTGGTTACTACTTTGATTTCCTGGTTGACCGGATTTGAACATAACTATGTTGCCAATCTTAATGAGATTCACAGTCAAGAAGCTAAGGAAAATATCGCCAAGTTTAATCAGACCATAATGGCCATTGCTGACCTTGGTGAAAAAAGGGCAAACTTGAGTAATGAGTTGGATAAAGTAATTAAAGAGTATGGTAAAAATTCCATCGCGGCTATAGATATCAAGCATGATTTGCAAGTAATTGAAGTGAGAATGAATCGTCTCAAAGAGTTGGCACATAATTACCGGAGTAGACTAAGGGCTATGAAGTTTGCCGGTGTAGAAACTGAGTCTGGCATGTCCTTCTGGCCCAAAGATAATGTGCCGTCTGGCGTGGAAACCGATGGTCGTGTATGGCGGCTCAAGGTTAAAAATAAGGTCCTGCAGACAGATAAGTTGCTTATGATGGGCGGTGGTGCTGTAGTAGGCAAGATTCCAGCTGGCCTGCCAACTTTAAGCATGCCCGACTTCAATTTGTCTATTATTTTAAAATTGTTACCTTATGCTGCCATCATTTCTCTCCTGGGTTTTATGGAAGCCATTTCCATTGCCAAGGCAATGGCCGCAAAAACAGGACAAAGGCTTGACCCGAATCAGGAATTGATTGGTCAGGGTTTAGCCAATATTGTAGGTTCTATTGGTAAAAGTTATCCGATTTCAGGCTCTTTTTCCCGCTCGGCTGTAAACTTGCAGGCTGGAGCAGTAACCGGGCTTTCCAGCGTATTTACCAGTTTGGCAGTTATTATCTGTCTGCTCTTTTTCACACCTCTCCTCTATCATTTGCCCCAGGCAGTACTTGCCGCGGTAATTATGATGGCTGTTATCGGCTTGATTAACGTGTCCGGATTTATCCATGCCTGGAAGGCTCAATGGTATGATGGCGCAATCTCCATTATTTCCTTTATCTGCACGTTGGCATTTGCTCCGCATCTGGATAAAGGAATCATGGTCGGAGTTGTCCTCTCGCTGATTGTATTCTTGTATAAGAGCATGCGTCCTACAGTGGCCAGACTGGCCATGCATGAAGACCTGGCTTTAAAAAATGCCGAGGCTTATAATTTAAAAGAATGCGGACATGTGGCTGCAATTCGTTTTGACGGGCCGTTATTCTTTGCCAATGCCAGCTATCTGGAAGACAAGGTTACGGAACTTATGCAAACAAGGCCTGAGCTAAAGCATATTCTAATTGTAGCCGATGGGATCAATGACATGGATGCCTCTGGCGAGGAAGCTCTATCCCTGCTGGTAGATAGAGTGCGTAGTGCAGGATGCGGTATTTCCTTTGCTGAGTTGAAAGAAAATGTTATTGCGGTCATGAAGCGTACGCATTTATGGGAAAAGATCGGTGAAGAAAATATCTATGGTCATCTGGAAGACGCTATTGAAGATATTTACTATAAAACACATACAGATAGAACTGGTGCAAGTATTTACGAATGCCCGCTTTTATCTTATGTGCCTAAATAA
- a CDS encoding TetR/AcrR family transcriptional regulator translates to MQGQAVSLKTKIMDAATRLFAQKGFRYTAISEIAKAAGAAEGTIFHHFKSKEGLFLEVLKRAQGRIIHNVDENVHGREFSSGLEMVEEVVKVYFYMTEGLRSELALLYRSHSYELAVENSACRKSLESIYNCFLTALVEGIVLGQKDGSISKDILPTKTALIILAMLNGLIRFDLAHIFPVDSLYNDVLKTCRRILKNYNVGEESSPALAGQ, encoded by the coding sequence ATGCAAGGACAAGCTGTTTCCTTAAAAACAAAGATTATGGACGCGGCTACTCGTTTATTTGCCCAAAAGGGCTTTCGTTATACGGCAATATCAGAAATTGCCAAAGCCGCAGGGGCTGCCGAAGGGACTATTTTTCATCATTTTAAAAGCAAGGAAGGTTTGTTTTTGGAGGTCCTGAAAAGAGCTCAGGGAAGAATCATTCATAATGTTGACGAAAATGTTCATGGTCGAGAGTTTTCTTCAGGGCTGGAGATGGTGGAGGAGGTGGTCAAGGTTTATTTTTATATGACAGAAGGATTGCGGAGTGAGTTGGCTTTGCTTTACCGCAGTCATTCTTATGAGCTGGCTGTTGAAAATTCAGCCTGTCGTAAGAGTTTAGAGAGTATTTACAATTGTTTTCTGACCGCTTTGGTTGAGGGGATTGTTCTGGGGCAGAAAGATGGTTCTATCTCAAAGGATATTTTGCCAACCAAGACAGCTTTGATCATTCTGGCCATGCTAAATGGCCTTATTCGTTTCGATCTTGCTCATATTTTTCCGGTGGATTCACTTTATAATGATGTCTTAAAAACGTGTCGAAGAATTTTAAAGAATTATAACGTCGGTGAAGAATCAAGTCCTGCATTGGCGGGACAATAA
- a CDS encoding class I SAM-dependent rRNA methyltransferase, which yields MKKIYLKKDEDRRIKAGHLWVFSNEINTQKVSLKKFQPGEEVHVLTHTGNFLASGYINPHSLISVRILSRNPKYAIPELIASRIVEARALRQDIFSAPYFRLVFAESDFLPGLIVDQFQDILSVQLTTAGMDTRKDLVEKILINQTQAKNIVWKNDLSARTLEGLDRHVKITGQVPEQGFVIENDHKFIFPLMKGQKTGWFYDQRDNRQKFARFCTDKNVLDVFSYVGAMSIYAAKAGARQVLAIDSSKLALDFALENSLLNGVNYKLKTICSDAVSIMEEMVIAKEKFQAISIDPPAFIKRKKDKKNGLKAYLKVNDLGIKLLAKGGYLMTCSCSQHLSLNELINVIRQAAQKNGRFLRIIQFCHQGPDHPVHPAMHETNYLKGLICQVM from the coding sequence GTGAAAAAAATTTATTTAAAAAAAGACGAAGATCGAAGAATAAAGGCAGGCCACCTCTGGGTCTTTAGTAATGAGATTAACACTCAGAAAGTATCCTTAAAAAAATTCCAGCCCGGCGAAGAAGTCCATGTTCTCACTCACACCGGTAATTTTCTTGCCTCAGGCTATATCAATCCGCACAGCCTGATTAGTGTACGCATCCTATCCAGAAATCCTAAATATGCTATTCCCGAACTTATAGCCTCAAGAATTGTTGAGGCCAGGGCTTTGCGTCAGGATATATTCTCTGCCCCGTATTTTCGCCTGGTCTTTGCTGAAAGCGACTTCCTGCCGGGGCTTATTGTCGACCAGTTTCAAGACATCTTAAGCGTTCAATTAACCACCGCGGGCATGGATACAAGAAAAGACTTGGTAGAGAAAATATTGATTAACCAGACCCAGGCCAAAAACATTGTCTGGAAAAATGACCTTTCAGCCCGGACCTTAGAGGGTCTGGATAGGCATGTTAAAATTACTGGCCAGGTTCCCGAACAAGGTTTTGTCATTGAAAACGATCATAAATTTATTTTTCCTCTCATGAAAGGCCAAAAAACCGGCTGGTTTTATGACCAGAGAGATAACAGGCAGAAATTCGCCAGGTTTTGTACAGATAAAAATGTCTTGGACGTGTTTTCGTATGTAGGCGCAATGTCCATTTATGCAGCCAAGGCCGGAGCAAGACAAGTGCTGGCCATTGACAGCTCAAAATTAGCCTTGGATTTTGCTCTCGAAAACAGTTTGTTAAACGGCGTGAACTACAAACTAAAAACTATTTGTTCGGATGCAGTGAGCATAATGGAGGAAATGGTCATAGCCAAAGAAAAGTTTCAGGCCATAAGTATTGACCCCCCTGCTTTCATCAAGAGAAAAAAAGACAAAAAAAATGGACTCAAAGCTTACCTAAAAGTCAACGATTTGGGGATCAAGCTACTAGCTAAAGGCGGGTACCTAATGACCTGCTCATGCTCTCAACATCTAAGTTTAAACGAGCTAATCAATGTCATCCGGCAGGCAGCACAAAAAAATGGCCGTTTTTTGCGTATCATCCAGTTTTGTCATCAGGGACCAGACCACCCTGTGCATCCGGCCATGCATGAAACTAACTATTTAAAAGGATTAATCTGCCAGGTTATGTAA
- a CDS encoding HD domain-containing protein — translation MRIYLVGGAVRDELLGRPVKDRDYVVFEADEESFKKRFPQAKKVGNKIPVFILRDAQYTLSRFKNIEEDLEYRDLTINSLARDETGKLIAHPLALADLKQKILRPISRENFYADPLRVFRVGRFAAIFKDFTLHPSLKPILKELGQRPDLLQKISPERVGQEFLKALAGEKPSRFLQVLDECACFVPWFEELACASKIPAGPKPHHNESLLEHLGQVMDKLSGDALLVWMGLAHDLGKTITPRSNWPRHLNHDKLGETLAKNLATRLKLPKKFVFAGQIAARWHMVGGLYDQLRPGTKVDLLNKLGSSDMIKYFFTLVRADNELDFLPRAQKDWQKIKSVHLPPNFHYNGPKAGEMLRMLQAQRLVPRT, via the coding sequence ATGCGTATTTATCTTGTAGGCGGGGCTGTCCGGGATGAACTACTTGGCAGACCAGTTAAAGACAGAGATTATGTCGTCTTTGAAGCCGATGAAGAAAGCTTTAAAAAGAGATTCCCCCAAGCAAAAAAAGTGGGAAATAAGATCCCTGTTTTTATCCTTCGGGACGCTCAGTATACTCTGTCCAGGTTTAAAAATATTGAAGAGGACTTAGAATATAGGGATCTGACCATAAACAGTCTGGCCAGAGACGAAACAGGGAAACTGATAGCCCATCCCTTAGCCCTGGCGGATCTTAAGCAAAAAATTCTGCGTCCCATTTCCCGAGAAAACTTCTATGCGGACCCGTTGCGTGTCTTTAGAGTAGGCCGCTTTGCAGCCATTTTTAAGGACTTCACCCTTCATCCCAGCCTGAAACCAATCCTCAAGGAATTAGGACAAAGGCCCGATCTCTTGCAAAAAATTTCCCCGGAAAGAGTTGGACAAGAATTTTTAAAAGCCTTAGCCGGAGAAAAGCCAAGTCGATTCTTGCAGGTACTGGATGAATGCGCCTGCTTTGTTCCCTGGTTTGAAGAACTTGCCTGCGCCTCCAAAATTCCGGCCGGCCCCAAACCTCATCATAATGAATCTCTGCTTGAACATCTTGGTCAGGTGATGGATAAATTGTCGGGAGATGCGCTGCTGGTCTGGATGGGGCTTGCTCATGATCTGGGCAAAACCATAACTCCTAGAAGCAACTGGCCCAGACATTTAAACCACGATAAATTAGGAGAAACCCTGGCCAAAAATTTAGCCACAAGACTTAAGCTACCCAAAAAATTTGTTTTTGCTGGACAAATTGCTGCCCGTTGGCATATGGTCGGAGGGTTGTATGATCAACTACGTCCGGGGACCAAAGTCGATCTGTTAAATAAATTGGGTTCAAGTGATATGATCAAATATTTTTTCACCCTGGTTAGAGCTGATAATGAGCTTGATTTTTTGCCCCGGGCTCAAAAGGACTGGCAAAAAATAAAATCTGTACATCTGCCCCCAAACTTTCACTATAACGGACCAAAAGCCGGAGAAATGCTTCGTATGCTTCAAGCCCAAAGACTGGTTCCAAGGACATAA
- a CDS encoding diguanylate cyclase, which produces MKRVLVVEHSNFFAMVIKNKLQTEAHFYVTWAKNLSEAVKELNKNTDFLAAVLDFSLPDAPEGEIIDEVINKGIPSIVFTSNISKKIHKFVNSKKIVDYILKDDPNSIDYLISLLKRLESNPDTKILVVDDSPLFRKTITDLLKNHRYSVFNACNGKEALKVLDEHPDIKLVITDFNMPEMDGYILTQKIREKYSKDELAIIGISSEGNGYMAARFLKYGANDFIVKQTFITEEFYCRVILHLDTLKRLQAIKNAAIKDFLTGLYNRRYFFEFGQKLFESAKRDNLSLGCAMIDVDHFKKINDTYGHKAGDLVLQQVSSILKNRMRGTDIIARIGGEEFCVLTVNLKEKDAKKVFETLRQTVEDSPVEIDDGEKIKVTISIGVVTELADSLEDMLKKADSLLYEAKKTGRNKVIVNKP; this is translated from the coding sequence ATGAAAAGAGTACTCGTTGTTGAACACAGTAACTTTTTTGCTATGGTCATAAAAAATAAGCTTCAGACAGAGGCTCATTTTTATGTCACCTGGGCCAAAAACCTGTCTGAAGCTGTCAAGGAGCTAAACAAAAACACAGATTTTTTAGCTGCGGTCCTTGACTTCAGTTTGCCAGATGCGCCGGAAGGAGAAATTATTGATGAGGTCATCAATAAAGGTATTCCCTCTATTGTTTTTACCAGTAATATCAGTAAAAAAATTCATAAGTTCGTCAACTCCAAAAAAATTGTGGACTATATCTTAAAAGATGACCCCAACAGTATAGATTATCTCATTTCCTTACTCAAACGCCTAGAAAGTAATCCGGACACTAAGATCCTCGTTGTTGACGATTCCCCTCTATTTCGTAAAACCATCACAGATCTACTTAAAAACCACCGATATAGTGTCTTTAACGCATGCAATGGCAAGGAAGCCCTTAAAGTTCTTGATGAGCACCCGGATATCAAGTTAGTCATCACGGATTTTAACATGCCGGAAATGGATGGTTATATCCTTACCCAAAAAATCAGGGAAAAGTACAGCAAGGATGAGCTGGCCATTATCGGCATCTCTTCTGAAGGTAACGGTTACATGGCTGCGCGTTTTTTAAAATATGGTGCCAATGATTTTATTGTCAAACAAACCTTCATAACTGAAGAATTTTATTGTCGCGTCATCCTCCACTTAGATACTCTAAAACGTCTGCAAGCAATAAAAAATGCAGCCATAAAAGACTTTCTCACAGGACTCTATAACCGCAGATACTTTTTTGAGTTTGGCCAAAAACTTTTTGAAAGCGCAAAACGCGATAACCTATCCCTTGGCTGCGCCATGATTGATGTGGATCACTTTAAAAAAATAAACGATACTTATGGACACAAGGCTGGTGACCTTGTGCTCCAGCAAGTATCATCGATTCTCAAAAACAGGATGCGTGGCACGGACATCATTGCCAGAATTGGAGGTGAAGAATTTTGTGTCCTGACCGTTAACTTAAAAGAAAAAGATGCAAAAAAAGTGTTTGAAACTTTACGTCAAACAGTAGAAGATTCACCCGTAGAGATTGATGATGGGGAAAAAATCAAAGTGACCATAAGTATTGGTGTGGTTACTGAACTTGCTGATAGCCTTGAAGATATGCTCAAGAAGGCTGACTCTTTGCTCTATGAAGCCAAAAAAACCGGACGAAACAAAGTGATCGTGAACAAACCATAA